The following proteins are co-located in the Lagenorhynchus albirostris chromosome 2, mLagAlb1.1, whole genome shotgun sequence genome:
- the CDKN2C gene encoding cyclin-dependent kinase 4 inhibitor C, whose translation MAEPWGNELASAAARGDLEQLTSLLQNNVNVNAQNGFGRTALQVMKLGNPEIARRLLLRGANPDLKDRTGFAVIHDAARAGFLDTLQTLLEFQADVNIEDNEGNLPLHLAAKEGHLPVVEFLVKHTACKVGHRNHQGDTACDLARLYRRNEVVSLMEGNRAEGAANLQ comes from the exons ATGGCCGAGCCTTGGGGGAACGAGTTGGCGTCCGCAGCTGCCAGGGGGGACCTAGAGCAACTTACTAGTTTGTTGCAAAATAATGTAAACGTCAATGCACAAAATGGATTTGGAAGAACTGCGCTGCAG gtTATGAAACTTGGAAATCCCGAGATTGCCAGGAGACTACTACTTAGAGGTGCTAATCCCGATTTGAAAGACCGAACTGGTTTCGCTGTCATTCACGATGCAGCCAGAGCAGGTTTCCTGGACACTTTACAGACTTTGCTGGAGTTTCAAGCTGATGTTAACATCGAGGATAATGAAGGGAACCTGCCCTTGCACTTGGCTGCCAAAGAAGGCCACCTCCCCGTGGTGGAGTTCCTTGTGAAGCACACGGCCTGCAAAGTGGGGCATCGGAACCATCAGGGGGACACCGCCTGCGACTTGGCCAGGCTCTACCGGAGAAACGAGGTCGTTAGCCTGATGGAGGGAAACCGGGCGGAGGGAGCTGCGAATCTGCAATGA